In a genomic window of Erigeron canadensis isolate Cc75 chromosome 5, C_canadensis_v1, whole genome shotgun sequence:
- the LOC122601918 gene encoding extensin-2-like encodes MPEENPGPPPGFGNPSGSGSGNNEAPSSIRTTLRPTQRQVEAIKPLLREVLRRATLGEVQTQLNFDGESEEVDEEIEAEAPPVRQSEPRIQQRSVPTNATQAVMPHIAGNGAGTTVPEQPSQLPPLAAAYVQQTGQTYNPIYHGYTSVPQVQYTQAPQPQMQGYQYGPYVATPNTQYINPISQSNAQYVTPTQQYNTPTPNFTQVSPPQPRLSTQNTLPSYWQTPGIRQEQVVPQYSMAVPTMNPQWAPNEKDMVVQTEPGPFI; translated from the coding sequence ATGCCAGAAGAAAATCCAGGACCACCCCCTGGGTTCGGCAACCCTTCCGGAAGTGGTTCCGGAAACAATGAAGCTCCATCATCAATTCGAACCACCCTCCGACCAACTCAAAGGCAGGTGGAAGCTATTAAGCCATTACTAAGGGAAGTGTTAAGAAGAGCTACTTTAGGGGAAGTTCAAACACAATTGAACTTCGATGGTGAAAGTGAAGAGGTAGACGAAGAGATAGAAGCTGAAGCTCCACCAGTACGCCAATCTGAACCAAGGATTCAACAAAGGTCCGTACCCACTAATGCAACCCAGGCAGTGATGCCGCATATAGCAGGGAATGGAGCAGGCACAACAGTACCGGAACAACCAAGCCAACTGCCTCCTCTTGCAGCAGCATACGTTCAACAGACAGGGCAAACATATAACCCAATCTATCATGGGTATACTAGTGTGCCACAAGTACAATATACGCAAGCTCCCCAACCTCAGATGCAAGGATACCAGTATGGACCCTACGTAGCAACACCAAACACACAATATATCAATCCAATATCCCAAAGCAACGCACAATATGTTACTCCAACCCAGCAGTACAACACGCCGACACCGAATTTCACACAAGTATCACCTCCGCAACCAAGGCTAAGTACTCAAAACACCCTCCCGTCCTACTGGCAAACACCAGGGATAAGGCAGGAGCAGGTAGTTCCCCAATATAGCATGGCGGTGCCAACCATGAATCCTCAGTGGGCTCCAAATGAAAAGGATATGGTGGTGCAAACGGAACCAGGTCCTTTCATTTAA
- the LOC122601917 gene encoding uncharacterized protein LOC122601917, whose translation MYDGKDDPDNHLKHFNAIIRMERWTVPVACHMFALTLKDTARAWLDGLPMGSIMNFEDLKTKFRSFFSQQRKYKKIHLEAHNIKRKDNESIRQFIIRYTEETSLIKGLNEDQKISGFVHGLRYRPLVEFLSQDLPETYTSVMDKTYTFLIAKETAGEVHGAHALEGRPPWGGGPGSGGKRGRVYRNERVERHKHSPYPSHPRGLPSNRGMLFTPPRPQRDVLATERLPPRDRSKGKAKDLTKFCEFHNDHGHDTNDCRILKIKMEEAMKTGRLSNLIKGLKEQRLKNDQRRQNVVEHMGPKQEPLDEPIMMVEYARERHFTEGERQRWEQTAITFPMLPPDEGTEGPILIKAVIGNHPVNRVHLDTGSGCEIMYEHCFLNLRAALRMKRRDSGNALVGFSGEKSWPLGEINLRVVIGEHPRTRMEELTFIIIRAESPYNVILGRTAMRRMGIIPSPLHDLAMFPTRNGVGSVRSEYRKPHHYQSISIGKQLPTEVKKQLKDMLRLNKDAFAWAPSDMTGVPRQLKFGDEVFDTQHRLNVRPHVEPIKQKRRSLAPERARAA comes from the exons ATGTATGATGGAAAGGATGATCCAGATAATCACTTAAAGCACTTTAATGCCATAATCCGGATGGAGAGGTGGACAGTCCCGGTGGCATGCCATATGTTCGCACTTACCTTGAAAGACACTGCTCGGGCATGGTTAGATGGTTTGCCTATGGGAAGCATAATGaactttgaagatcttaagaCAAAGTTTAGGTCTTTTTTCAGCCAGCAAAGAAAGTACAAGAAGATCCATTTGGAAGCACACAATATTAAGAGAAAAGATAATGAAAGCATACGTCAGTTCATCATAAGGTACACGGAAGAAACATCCCTTATCAAAGGATTGAATGAAGATCAAAAAATCTCCGGTTTCGTTCATGGTCTCCGATATCGCCCCTTGGTAGAATTTTTGTCACAGGATCTTCCGGAAACGTATACAAGTGTCATGGACAAAACATACACGTTCCTTATAGCGAAAGAAACAGCTGGAGAAGTCCATGGTGCACATGCTCTGGAGGGGAGGCCACCGTGGGGAGGAGGTCCAGGGTCCGGTGGTAAAAGGGGGAGGGTATACAGAAATGAAAGGGTAGAAAGGCATAAGCATTCTCCATATCCCTCGCATCCTAGAGGACTCCCATCAAATAGGGGAATGTTGTTCACTCCCCCGAGACCCCAAAGAGATGTTTTGGCAACAGAGAGGTTACCACCAAGGGACCGTAGTAAAGGAAAGGCGAAGGACCTCACAAAATTTTGTGAATTCCACAACGACCATGGGCACGATACAAATGATTGTCGCATACTGAAAATCAAGATGGAAGAAGCCATGAAGACAGGAAGATTGAGCAACCTAATAAAGGGGTTGAAGGAGCAGCGTCTAAAGAATGATCAAAGAAGGCAGAATGTGGTCGAACATATGGGCCCAAAACAGGAACCCCTTGATGAACCCATCATGATGGTGGAGTATGCAAGAGAAAGACACTTTACAGAAGGAGAAAGACAAAGGTGGGAACAAACGGCTATAACCTTCCCGATGCTACCTCCAGATGAAGGAACAGAAGGTCCAATTTTGATAAAAGCAGTTATAGGGAACCATCCAGTGAATAGAGTCCATCTAGATACTGGAAGTGGTTGTGAAATAATGTATGAACACTGCTTCCTAAACCTAAGGGCCGCCTTGCGGATGAAGAGAAGAGATTCGGGAAATGCATTAGTAGGATTCTCTGGAGAAAAGTCTTGGCCTTTGGGAGAAATAAATCTTAGAGTGGTAATTGGGGAACATCCAAGAACAAGGATGGAGGAACTAACATTCATAATCATCAGGGCGGAGTCCCCTTACAATGTGATATTGGGCCGAACAGCCATGCGCCGAATGGGAATAATACCTTCCCCACTCCACGATTTAGCCATGTTCCCGACAAGAAATGGAGTTGGAAGTGTACGTTCCGAATATAGGAAGCCTCACCATT ATCAGTCTATATCCATAGGGAAGCAGTTGCCAACAGAGGTCAAGAAGCAGCTTAAAGACATGCTTCGATTGAATAAAGACGCATTTGCATGGGCTCCTTCAGACATGACAGGGGTACCAAGGCAACTCAAGTTTGGAGATGAAGTGTTCGATACGCAGCATAGGTTAAATGTTCGTCCACATGTCGAACCCATCAAACAGAAAAGAAGGAGCCTAGCTCCGGAGCGGGCACGAGCAGCATAA